A stretch of DNA from Candidatus Hydrogenedens sp.:
ACCTTTCAGTTACTTTTAAGAATTGTCCCATCACAGGGACAGGTTATACTGTGTAATGATAATCACTCCCGTATGCTAAAACAGCACTGCTTTTCCTCATATCAATTGTATGGCACCTCAGATGATTCGGATTGGCAAGTTAAGACCGAAATATATTCCGAAAAAAGTATAATGAAGTTATATATTTTTTATAAAAATAAAGAATTTTGTGTGTTACGAACAAAACTTTTCGGATTATATAATGCTCTGAATATTCTATGTGCTGTATCAGTGGCTCATACAATAGGGGTGCCTATTAGCGGTATTGTAGATGGAATTGAAGAATTTCGGGGGGTTCGTAGAAGACAGGAAGTATTTTTAGAGGTAGAAGATAGAATATATATTGACGATTTTGCTCATCATCCGACAGCAATACAAGAGACATTAAAAGCAATCAGAGCAAAGTATCCTAATAAATATATTGTAGCAATATTTGAACCGCGTTCAAATACTACAGTTACCAATATATTTCAAAATGAAATTGCGGAATCTCTTTCTATATCCGATGAAATATGGATAACTCCGATTTATCGAGAAGAAAAAATACCCATTGAAAAAAGATTGAATAAAGAAGAGTTGATAAAAACCTTAACAGATAAAGGAAAAATAAGCAAGTTAGTAAAAGATTTCGATGAAATATTTGACTATTTAATTTCAGATGTAAAATCAAATTCTGTTATTGTTTTGTTGAGTAATGGAGCATGCGGAAATATTAGGGAGAGATTAGTTGCTCATTATAGGTAAAAGGTATAAATGTTCTGGTTAAAAATTATTGATATTTGTCTAACAGTATTACATATAAGTTTAATATTATTTTTCATTTTAGGCTGGATTTATAAACGAACAAGAAAAGTCCATTACTTATTAGTAATTA
This window harbors:
- the mpl gene encoding UDP-N-acetylmuramate:L-alanyl-gamma-D-glutamyl-meso-diaminopimelate ligase — its product is MAKIHFSGIGGTAMIGGAYIAKQLGHEVRGSDNPLYPPTSILAKKLNVPIYEGYRSTNLEWNPDYVIIGNVLSRKNEEVETILNKAMTYYSLPEWLKYNLLFKRKPIVVSGTHGKTTTTSLISWILRYAGYDPGFLIGGFPINFEIPAYSGKEGSYFVIEGDEYDTAFFDKRAKFLHYLPQILVVTSLEYDHSDIYNSLQEIEKTFQLLLRIVPSQGQVILCNDNHSRMLKQHCFSSYQLYGTSDDSDWQVKTEIYSEKSIMKLYIFYKNKEFCVLRTKLFGLYNALNILCAVSVAHTIGVPISGIVDGIEEFRGVRRRQEVFLEVEDRIYIDDFAHHPTAIQETLKAIRAKYPNKYIVAIFEPRSNTTVTNIFQNEIAESLSISDEIWITPIYREEKIPIEKRLNKEELIKTLTDKGKISKLVKDFDEIFDYLISDVKSNSVIVLLSNGACGNIRERLVAHYR